The proteins below come from a single Gordonia pseudamarae genomic window:
- a CDS encoding ABC transporter substrate-binding protein — MSTRTRFGRGSQLAVALSVASALVLSACSDDGDSADDAAGKNLDGRGAISFAMGKNDLDLIRPVVDSWNKEHADEKVTIVELPGEADDQRSRLVQSLQAKNDEFDVMALDVTWTAEFAANGWLEPLTGDLAIDTAPLLPATVESATYRDVLYAGPQNTNAQLLYYRTDVVGNKAPENWAALVDSCDKAKDKNVDCLVTQLKQYEGLTVNATQAIHSWGGQVVGSDGKTPEVNSTKAKEGLSALVDAYKDGVIPKKATGFTEEETNLSFVGGESAYAYNWPYMYTNAGDAESKVKGKFGVAAIVGPDGAGASTLGGYNDGINVFSKNKATAVDFIKYIQNADNQKAFAEASFPPVLASIYDDTSLVKEFPYLPALKDALENAKPRPVTPYYNGVSKAIQDNVYAALNGSKTVDQAAADIDEAIKVATK; from the coding sequence ATGAGTACCAGGACCCGGTTTGGACGCGGCAGTCAATTGGCCGTCGCGCTTTCGGTGGCGTCGGCTCTCGTCCTCTCGGCATGTTCGGACGACGGCGACAGCGCCGACGACGCGGCCGGCAAGAACCTCGACGGTCGCGGCGCCATCTCGTTCGCCATGGGCAAGAACGACCTCGACCTGATCCGTCCGGTGGTCGACTCGTGGAACAAGGAACACGCGGACGAGAAGGTGACGATCGTCGAACTCCCCGGTGAGGCCGACGACCAGCGCTCCCGTCTGGTTCAATCCCTGCAGGCCAAGAACGACGAGTTCGACGTGATGGCACTGGACGTCACCTGGACGGCGGAGTTCGCAGCCAACGGCTGGCTCGAACCGCTCACCGGTGACCTGGCCATCGACACCGCGCCGCTGCTGCCGGCCACCGTCGAGAGTGCCACCTACCGTGACGTGCTGTACGCGGGCCCGCAGAACACCAACGCGCAGTTGCTGTACTACCGCACGGACGTCGTGGGCAACAAGGCCCCCGAGAACTGGGCGGCGCTGGTCGACAGCTGCGACAAAGCCAAGGATAAGAACGTCGACTGCCTGGTCACCCAGCTCAAGCAGTACGAGGGCCTCACCGTCAACGCCACCCAGGCCATCCACTCGTGGGGCGGTCAGGTCGTCGGTTCCGACGGCAAGACCCCGGAGGTCAACTCCACCAAGGCGAAGGAGGGCCTGTCGGCGCTCGTGGACGCCTACAAGGACGGTGTGATCCCCAAGAAGGCCACCGGGTTCACCGAGGAGGAGACCAACCTGTCCTTCGTCGGCGGCGAGTCGGCCTACGCCTACAACTGGCCGTATATGTACACCAACGCCGGCGATGCCGAGTCGAAGGTGAAGGGCAAGTTCGGTGTCGCGGCCATCGTCGGCCCCGACGGCGCGGGAGCCTCCACGCTCGGCGGCTACAACGACGGCATCAACGTCTTCTCCAAGAACAAGGCCACCGCGGTCGACTTCATCAAGTACATCCAGAACGCGGACAACCAGAAGGCATTCGCCGAGGCCTCGTTCCCGCCGGTGCTGGCGTCCATCTACGACGACACGTCCCTGGTCAAGGAATTCCCGTACCTGCCCGCGCTCAAGGACGCCCTCGAGAACGCCAAGCCGCGCCCGGTCACCCCGTACTACAACGGTGTGAGCAAGGCGATCCAGGACAACGTCTACGCCGCGCTGAACGGATCCAAGACCGTCGACCAGGCCGCCGCCGACATCGACGAGGCGATCAAGGTCGCGACCAAGTGA
- a CDS encoding carbohydrate ABC transporter permease — translation MESLTKRTQGRDLRAFWLLAPTMVVLAVVIAYPVLRAVYLSFQADAGLNEATGRFESGGFAGFKHYLMWLTGDCGTGAGSCPDGNLGSDFWQAVAITFFFAVTTVAIEVLLGLWMATVMNRTFVGRSFLRASVLIPWAIPTAVTAKLWFFIFADNGIANKMLGTDIAWTTDPWASRFAVIIADVWKTTPFMALLILAGLQLIPSDVYEAARVDGASKWKQFVHITLPLVKPALMVAVLFRTLDVLRMYDLPAILSGTSGATPTSTVSILVVAEMRNSNFNSASALSTLVFLMIFAVAFLMVKFLGANVVRTQEEQRKGVR, via the coding sequence ATGGAGTCGCTCACCAAGCGCACGCAGGGCCGGGATCTCCGGGCGTTCTGGCTGCTGGCACCCACCATGGTGGTGCTGGCGGTGGTCATCGCCTACCCGGTCCTGCGTGCGGTCTATCTGTCGTTCCAGGCCGACGCCGGACTGAACGAGGCCACCGGACGTTTCGAGTCCGGCGGCTTCGCCGGGTTCAAGCACTACCTGATGTGGCTGACCGGTGACTGCGGAACCGGCGCCGGAAGCTGCCCCGACGGCAACCTCGGCAGCGACTTCTGGCAGGCGGTGGCCATCACCTTCTTCTTCGCCGTCACCACCGTCGCCATCGAGGTGCTGCTGGGACTGTGGATGGCCACGGTGATGAACCGGACCTTCGTCGGCCGATCGTTTCTGCGGGCCAGTGTGCTGATCCCGTGGGCGATCCCGACCGCGGTCACCGCGAAACTGTGGTTCTTCATCTTCGCCGACAACGGTATCGCCAACAAGATGCTCGGCACCGACATCGCCTGGACCACCGACCCGTGGGCGTCGCGGTTCGCGGTGATCATCGCCGACGTGTGGAAGACGACGCCCTTCATGGCGCTGCTCATTCTCGCCGGGCTGCAACTGATTCCGTCCGACGTGTACGAGGCCGCCCGTGTCGACGGGGCATCGAAGTGGAAGCAGTTCGTGCACATCACGCTGCCGCTGGTGAAGCCGGCACTGATGGTGGCGGTGCTCTTCCGTACCCTCGACGTACTGCGGATGTACGACCTGCCGGCCATCCTGTCGGGCACGAGCGGTGCCACCCCGACCAGTACGGTCTCCATTCTGGTGGTGGCCGAAATGCGCAACAGCAACTTCAACAGCGCCTCGGCCTTGTCGACGCTGGTGTTTCTGATGATCTTCGCGGTTGCCTTCCTGATGGTGAAGTTCTTGGGTGCCAACGTGGTTCGCACTCAAGAAGAGCAGCGAAAGGGAGTCCGATGA
- a CDS encoding carbohydrate ABC transporter permease, protein MTAATATPRVSNAHARNRRKAFASLRTYGGVALILVWGLAPFYWMVITAFRDVKHTFDTTWWPTHVTFQNFRDALSTDKGNDFLGSIVNSLLIGAVTTAVALTLGIFASYALARVEFRGKYVVSGIVLAASMFPGVALITPMFQLFGDLNWIGSYQALIIPNISFVLPLTVYTLTSFMNDMPWELEEAARIDGATRAQAFRLIVLPLAAPALFTTAILAFIATWNEFMLSSQLSTRDTEPVTVAIARFSGENSFTQPYTAIMAAGTIVTVPLVIMVLVFQRRIVSGLTAGGVKS, encoded by the coding sequence ATGACGGCCGCGACGGCCACGCCGAGGGTGTCGAACGCGCACGCGCGCAACCGGCGCAAGGCATTCGCGTCGCTCCGCACATATGGCGGGGTGGCGCTGATCCTGGTGTGGGGACTGGCGCCGTTCTACTGGATGGTCATCACGGCCTTCCGCGATGTCAAGCACACCTTTGACACCACGTGGTGGCCCACGCATGTCACGTTCCAGAACTTCCGGGACGCGTTGTCGACCGACAAGGGCAACGACTTTCTCGGCTCCATCGTCAACAGCCTCCTGATCGGAGCTGTCACCACGGCGGTCGCGCTGACCCTTGGCATTTTCGCCTCCTACGCGCTGGCACGGGTCGAGTTCCGCGGCAAATATGTGGTCAGCGGCATCGTCCTGGCGGCGTCGATGTTTCCGGGTGTCGCGCTCATCACGCCGATGTTCCAGTTGTTCGGCGACCTGAACTGGATCGGTAGCTATCAGGCCCTGATCATCCCGAACATCTCCTTCGTGCTGCCGCTCACCGTGTACACACTCACCTCGTTCATGAACGACATGCCGTGGGAACTGGAGGAGGCCGCCCGCATCGACGGCGCCACGCGCGCGCAGGCGTTCCGGCTGATCGTGCTGCCACTTGCCGCACCCGCCCTGTTCACCACCGCCATCCTGGCCTTCATCGCCACCTGGAACGAGTTCATGCTCTCCAGCCAGCTGTCGACACGCGACACCGAACCGGTGACGGTGGCCATCGCCCGCTTCTCGGGGGAGAACTCGTTCACCCAGCCGTACACCGCGATCATGGCGGCGGGCACCATCGTGACGGTGCCGCTGGTGATCATGGTGCTGGTGTTCCAGCGCCGGATCGTTTCGGGTCTGACCGCCGGCGGAGTCAAGTCCTAG
- a CDS encoding DUF4245 domain-containing protein, with the protein MATGKPRILQDGRDMIWTVLALLALCMFVLFASGNWTFGLKAGAGDDKVPAFDVSAALAADARSMPFPVRRPATPEGWKPNSGSTQMVGGKVSSNVGWISTKGAYVQLTQTDATEDELVANLGGYDARGAGRQDAGGQSWVVYEGEKGNTFWIADLGDVRIGVRSQGPDADIRTIAEAVIAQQPLAASTR; encoded by the coding sequence ATGGCCACCGGTAAACCACGCATCCTGCAGGACGGGCGGGACATGATCTGGACCGTCCTCGCGCTGCTGGCGTTGTGCATGTTCGTGCTGTTCGCGTCGGGCAACTGGACGTTCGGTCTCAAGGCCGGTGCCGGTGACGACAAGGTTCCCGCCTTCGACGTCTCGGCCGCCCTGGCCGCCGACGCCCGGTCGATGCCGTTCCCGGTCCGGCGCCCGGCCACCCCCGAAGGCTGGAAACCCAATTCGGGCTCCACGCAGATGGTCGGCGGCAAGGTGTCGAGCAACGTCGGCTGGATCAGCACCAAGGGCGCCTACGTGCAGTTGACCCAGACCGATGCCACCGAGGATGAGCTCGTGGCCAATCTGGGCGGGTATGACGCGCGGGGCGCCGGCAGACAGGACGCGGGCGGTCAGTCCTGGGTGGTCTACGAAGGTGAGAAGGGGAACACGTTCTGGATCGCCGATCTCGGCGATGTGCGTATCGGCGTGCGATCTCAGGGCCCCGACGCCGACATCCGGACCATCGCGGAGGCGGTGATCGCGCAGCAGCCGCTGGCCGCGTCGACCCGCTAG
- a CDS encoding exodeoxyribonuclease VII small subunit yields MTQDKRTPVDELGYEAARDELIEVVTLLERGGIDLDASLALWERGEALACRCEEHLAGARERIEKVLDPDNRLSGHDS; encoded by the coding sequence GTGACCCAGGACAAGCGCACCCCGGTGGACGAACTCGGCTACGAGGCCGCCCGTGACGAACTCATCGAGGTGGTCACCCTGCTCGAACGCGGCGGAATCGACCTCGACGCCTCATTGGCCCTGTGGGAACGCGGCGAAGCGCTGGCTTGCCGCTGCGAGGAACATCTCGCCGGAGCGCGCGAACGCATCGAGAAGGTGCTGGACCCGGACAACCGGCTGTCAGGTCACGACAGCTAG
- the xseA gene encoding exodeoxyribonuclease VII large subunit, producing the protein MTGAVYTSAGGGNERTANTPDDPWPVRTVNTKIADWVHRLGQIWVEGQITQISRRPRGRVAFITLRDPAADMSVQVTCSPDLLDRATVPLSEGSRVVMLGRPTFYTGRATLSLRVSEIRPVGIGELLARIERLRQLLAAEGLFDQRLKRPLPFLPKAVGLISGRASAASRDVVAVATARWSSVRFEIRDATVQGPAAVPSILPLLAELDAADHVEVIIIARGGGSVEDLLPFSDETLLRAVSACRTPVISAIGHEPDSPLLDHVADVRAATPTDAAKRAVPDVRTELAGIVELRRRSAHALRNWVHREEGGLAGLRARPALAAPLTMIDSRTDDIARMRTALRRDVSRSVEGEQRRIEHLSAQLGTLGPAQTLARGYAVVQRLDIDEPHAVCAVGDLPAGARIRIRVADGSAPATIDADGTTTTPAPTASPLPRP; encoded by the coding sequence GTGACCGGCGCGGTCTACACGTCTGCGGGCGGCGGCAACGAGCGCACCGCCAACACACCGGACGATCCGTGGCCGGTACGCACCGTCAACACCAAGATCGCCGACTGGGTCCACCGGCTCGGCCAGATCTGGGTGGAGGGGCAGATCACCCAGATCAGCCGGCGCCCCCGCGGCCGGGTGGCGTTCATCACGCTGCGTGATCCGGCCGCCGACATGTCGGTGCAGGTCACGTGCAGTCCTGATCTGCTCGACAGAGCGACGGTGCCGCTGTCCGAAGGCAGCCGGGTGGTGATGCTGGGCCGCCCCACCTTCTACACGGGTCGGGCCACCTTGTCGTTGCGGGTCTCGGAGATCCGGCCGGTCGGCATCGGTGAACTGCTGGCCCGTATCGAGCGGTTGCGGCAATTGCTCGCCGCCGAGGGCCTGTTCGATCAGCGACTCAAACGGCCGCTGCCGTTCCTGCCGAAGGCCGTCGGCCTCATCTCCGGCCGGGCCAGCGCCGCGTCGCGCGACGTGGTGGCCGTCGCCACGGCCCGGTGGTCGTCGGTTCGTTTCGAGATCCGCGATGCCACCGTGCAGGGTCCGGCCGCGGTGCCGAGCATCCTGCCGCTGCTGGCCGAACTCGACGCCGCCGATCACGTCGAGGTGATCATCATCGCCCGCGGCGGCGGCAGCGTCGAGGACCTGTTGCCGTTCTCCGACGAGACGCTGCTGCGCGCGGTATCGGCGTGCCGTACCCCGGTGATCAGCGCCATCGGCCACGAACCCGACAGCCCGCTGCTCGACCATGTGGCCGATGTGCGCGCCGCCACCCCCACCGACGCGGCGAAACGCGCGGTACCCGACGTGCGGACCGAGCTGGCCGGGATCGTCGAGCTGCGCCGGCGCAGCGCCCACGCGCTGCGCAACTGGGTGCACCGCGAGGAAGGCGGACTGGCCGGATTGCGCGCCCGGCCCGCGCTCGCCGCACCGCTCACCATGATCGACTCGCGCACCGACGACATCGCCCGGATGCGGACGGCGCTGCGCCGTGACGTGTCCCGGTCGGTCGAGGGCGAACAGCGCCGCATCGAGCATCTGTCCGCCCAACTCGGCACGCTCGGACCCGCGCAGACGCTGGCCCGTGGCTACGCGGTGGTGCAGCGCCTCGACATCGACGAGCCGCACGCGGTGTGTGCTGTCGGTGACCTGCCCGCCGGGGCACGCATCCGGATACGGGTGGCCGACGGTTCGGCCCCGGCGACCATCGACGCCGACGGGACCACGACAACTCCGGCGCCGACCGCGAGCCCCCTACCCCGACCCTGA
- a CDS encoding lipid droplet-associated protein — MVRAPYTVRIAAGLIVTAIEETQKLPTLVVTLPMTALSEALQLGMRVQQGVAGLAIKGDLALELMFDRPSEEPSWARFDEDEDPVELSLIPAEQPGADALDDQPEPPAAQSPARESPAPDSPADDVATHHVPSHHVAAHDATAPEVTARQADAQPADAAPGTDRTTTTTEPATGGRFALYSSAPDTVVKAPADTRPGAAAFDGPVPEVVEYIEYDRLTLAQLRAKLRSVGTDELAALLEYEQTTKARAPFVTMIENRITAQHKRHSTT; from the coding sequence ATGGTCCGCGCACCCTACACCGTCCGCATCGCCGCAGGTCTGATTGTGACCGCGATCGAGGAGACGCAGAAGCTCCCCACCCTGGTCGTAACACTACCCATGACCGCGCTCAGCGAGGCCCTCCAGCTCGGGATGCGAGTGCAACAGGGTGTGGCCGGACTGGCCATCAAGGGCGACCTGGCCCTGGAGCTGATGTTCGACAGGCCCAGCGAAGAACCCTCCTGGGCGCGCTTCGACGAGGACGAGGACCCGGTCGAACTGTCGCTGATACCCGCCGAACAACCCGGCGCCGACGCCCTCGACGACCAACCCGAACCGCCCGCCGCACAATCCCCTGCCCGGGAATCCCCGGCTCCGGACTCCCCCGCCGACGATGTCGCTACCCACCATGTCCCGTCCCACCATGTCGCTGCGCACGATGCCACTGCCCCCGAGGTCACGGCCCGACAAGCGGATGCGCAGCCGGCCGACGCAGCTCCGGGCACCGACCGCACCACCACCACCACCGAACCGGCCACCGGTGGCCGGTTCGCGCTGTACAGCTCAGCCCCCGACACCGTGGTGAAAGCCCCCGCCGACACCCGCCCGGGCGCCGCCGCATTCGACGGACCGGTGCCCGAAGTGGTCGAGTACATCGAATACGACCGCCTGACACTGGCCCAGTTGCGGGCCAAACTCCGCTCCGTCGGCACCGACGAGTTGGCCGCGCTGTTGGAGTACGAGCAGACCACCAAGGCACGGGCGCCGTTCGTGACGATGATCGAGAACCGGATCACCGCACAGCACAAGCGCCATTCAACCACGTGA
- a CDS encoding 4-hydroxy-3-methylbut-2-enyl diphosphate reductase has translation MADSKRVLLAEPRGYCAGVDRAVETVERALDKYGAPVYVRKEIVHNRHVVETLTERGAVFVGETDDVPEGAIVVFSAHGVSPEVHKTAAERSLRTIDATCPLVTKVHQEAKRFARDDYDILLIGHEGHEEVEGTAGEAPEHIQLVDGPASVENVSVRDESKVIWLSQTTLSVDETMATVDRLRDRFPNLADPPSDDICYATQNRQVAVKAMAPQCELVIVVGSKNSSNSVRLVEVALQNGAAAAYLVDYAREIDPTWLDGVSTVGVTSGASVPEVLVRGVVELLAEHGYNDVSTVNTAEETLTFALPRELRPARTVRK, from the coding sequence GTGGCTGATTCCAAACGTGTCCTGCTGGCCGAACCGCGAGGGTACTGCGCGGGTGTCGACCGTGCCGTTGAGACGGTGGAACGTGCCCTGGACAAGTACGGCGCACCCGTCTATGTGCGAAAAGAGATTGTGCACAACCGGCATGTGGTCGAGACGCTGACCGAGCGTGGCGCCGTCTTCGTGGGCGAGACCGACGATGTGCCCGAGGGCGCGATCGTCGTGTTCTCCGCGCACGGCGTGTCGCCGGAGGTGCACAAGACGGCCGCCGAACGCAGTCTCAGGACCATCGACGCCACCTGCCCACTGGTCACCAAGGTGCACCAGGAGGCCAAACGCTTCGCCCGCGACGACTACGACATCCTGCTCATCGGCCACGAAGGCCACGAGGAGGTAGAGGGCACCGCCGGTGAGGCCCCCGAACACATCCAGCTCGTCGACGGCCCGGCCAGTGTCGAGAACGTATCGGTCCGCGACGAGTCGAAGGTGATCTGGCTGTCGCAGACCACGCTGTCGGTGGACGAGACGATGGCGACCGTCGACCGGCTGCGGGATCGTTTCCCGAATCTGGCCGACCCGCCGAGTGACGACATCTGCTATGCCACCCAGAACCGTCAGGTGGCGGTGAAGGCGATGGCACCGCAGTGCGAACTGGTGATCGTGGTGGGTTCCAAGAACTCGTCCAACTCGGTTCGGCTGGTGGAGGTGGCGCTGCAGAACGGCGCCGCCGCCGCTTACCTCGTCGACTACGCCCGCGAGATCGACCCGACCTGGCTCGACGGGGTCAGTACCGTCGGCGTCACCTCCGGCGCATCGGTGCCCGAGGTGTTGGTGCGCGGCGTCGTAGAATTGCTCGCCGAGCACGGCTACAACGACGTGTCCACCGTCAACACCGCCGAGGAAACCCTCACTTTCGCCCTGCCGCGCGAACTGCGGCCGGCCCGCACCGTGCGCAAATAG
- a CDS encoding SHOCT domain-containing protein, translating into MWDSFWDFLWSTILVFAFIAYLIILWHIIVDLFRDRDTSGWKKAIWVVFLIIFPYLTSIVYLIGRGKGMTERQIAAAEQAKAAGDDYIRSVAGSSPTQQIATAKSLLDSGAISAQEFETLKAKALAS; encoded by the coding sequence GTGTGGGATTCATTTTGGGACTTTCTGTGGTCCACGATCCTTGTCTTTGCGTTCATCGCGTACCTGATCATCCTGTGGCATATCATCGTGGATTTGTTCCGCGACCGGGACACCTCGGGATGGAAGAAGGCCATTTGGGTGGTGTTCCTCATCATCTTCCCGTACCTCACATCGATCGTCTATCTGATCGGACGGGGTAAGGGGATGACCGAACGCCAGATCGCGGCCGCCGAGCAGGCCAAGGCGGCGGGCGATGACTACATCCGTTCGGTGGCCGGGTCGAGCCCGACCCAGCAGATCGCCACCGCAAAGAGCCTGCTCGACTCCGGCGCGATCTCCGCGCAGGAGTTCGAAACGCTCAAGGCCAAAGCACTCGCGTCCTGA
- the mycP gene encoding type VII secretion-associated serine protease mycosin produces MTATVPTAARFTPAARFTLAALLIAATQLVPVGAAAIDPPGIDRRARPTAGPIAPNEPTQRRTLCARPVTTRPSATPAAQRLLNLPAAWRLSRGSGQKVAVIDTGVTPHRRLPDIIGGGDYVSAGKGLDDCDAHGTLVAGIIAARPSPEDRFSGVAPEATIIAIRQSSGAYAATGSRRTDNTGDDTAVGSGYGTISTLARAVVRAVDLGATVINISEVACVPAAERFDDRSLGAAIRYAFDRNVVVVAAAGNLSSSSQCRTQNPEPAVAGYGRDNSAAWRSVVTVASPAWFSPYVLAVGAVDSADGSPADFSIHGPWVGVAAPGTDIVSLTNASHGLAGAYRSDDGSVPIRGTSFAAPYVAGTAALVRSRFPQLSAAQVIDRIVRTAQGRGSGHDVAVGYGVVDPVAALTTVLPDESNGGGLYTGGPVEPRSTPVAAPPVAPLPDRAPRDRALWGSAVGISVIVATLLLALPNRRVRRLRPDEY; encoded by the coding sequence GTGACCGCGACCGTCCCCACCGCCGCCCGGTTCACCCCTGCCGCCCGGTTCACTCTTGCCGCATTGCTGATCGCCGCAACACAACTGGTTCCCGTCGGTGCGGCCGCCATCGACCCGCCGGGCATCGACCGGCGGGCCCGGCCGACGGCCGGACCGATCGCCCCCAACGAGCCCACGCAGCGCCGCACCCTGTGCGCACGTCCTGTCACCACCCGGCCCTCCGCCACCCCCGCGGCCCAACGGCTGCTGAATCTGCCTGCAGCGTGGCGACTTTCGCGCGGGTCCGGGCAGAAGGTAGCAGTGATCGACACCGGCGTCACCCCACATCGGCGGCTTCCCGACATCATCGGCGGCGGCGACTACGTGTCCGCGGGCAAGGGCCTGGACGACTGCGACGCACACGGCACCCTGGTGGCGGGCATCATCGCGGCCCGACCGAGTCCCGAAGACCGGTTCTCCGGCGTCGCACCGGAGGCCACCATCATCGCCATCCGCCAGTCGAGCGGCGCCTACGCCGCCACCGGCAGTCGCCGGACGGACAACACGGGTGACGACACCGCCGTCGGGTCCGGCTACGGCACCATCAGCACCCTCGCGCGGGCGGTGGTGCGGGCCGTCGACCTCGGTGCGACGGTCATCAACATCTCGGAGGTGGCGTGCGTCCCGGCCGCCGAGCGGTTCGACGATCGGTCTCTCGGTGCTGCGATCCGGTATGCCTTCGACCGCAACGTGGTTGTGGTCGCGGCCGCCGGAAATCTGTCGTCGTCGTCGCAGTGCCGGACCCAGAATCCGGAGCCCGCGGTCGCGGGCTACGGCCGGGACAACTCCGCTGCCTGGCGTTCGGTGGTCACCGTCGCCAGCCCCGCCTGGTTCAGCCCGTACGTACTCGCCGTCGGCGCCGTCGACTCCGCCGACGGTTCTCCGGCCGATTTCAGCATCCACGGCCCGTGGGTGGGCGTGGCCGCGCCCGGTACCGACATCGTCAGCCTCACCAACGCGTCCCATGGGCTGGCCGGCGCGTACCGTTCGGACGACGGGTCGGTTCCCATCCGGGGCACCAGTTTTGCCGCCCCCTACGTCGCCGGAACAGCGGCACTGGTGCGATCCCGATTCCCGCAGCTGTCGGCGGCGCAGGTCATCGACCGGATCGTCCGCACCGCGCAGGGGCGCGGGTCGGGTCACGATGTCGCCGTCGGCTATGGCGTCGTCGACCCGGTGGCCGCGCTGACGACCGTGCTGCCGGACGAGTCGAACGGCGGTGGACTGTATACCGGCGGACCGGTCGAACCCCGGTCGACGCCCGTCGCCGCACCACCGGTCGCCCCCCTCCCGGACCGGGCGCCACGCGACCGCGCACTCTGGGGTTCGGCTGTCGGCATCTCGGTCATCGTCGCGACGCTACTGCTCGCGCTGCCCAACCGGCGGGTGCGCAGACTCCGCCCGGACGAATACTGA
- the eccD gene encoding type VII secretion integral membrane protein EccD, whose translation MSQGIQPLSDPELVAGPELVRVSVLGGNTQFDVGLPAGVQIAALIPELLSHIRSRSSGHPGSASGVDDDDHDGTAFRPHLWTLSMIGGEDLPAEVTLSESGVRDGELLVLQSRKSGAAPPLFDDVIDAVARLGEERTSQWSATTARYAGYAAAVAFSLLTALALLVADHPGSGWPLVVAAAACLVLLVASGVVGGVHRDAATSIALLCTTLPQAMAAGMLAVPGVIGRADIGLGCVVVLAVVVISYRVTGAGALCHSAATTAAVLGGTACGAALLTDASPAEVGAVTAVCAAAAVALAPRLTIVLAKLPLPPVPTAGGAGDLVDHEPSPTIEGIGAVGAMALPDARTLERRVALAESYLTGILTGAALVTVTATVVSVSWHTSASVGPLPVTAILATVISAVLCLRGRSHSGLAPAAILIGAGILGWLGVLSAMLFTTDPAPAGVVVAGLVTVVVATAIGVVATAHEFSPVMRRAVEIGEYVLVASIVPLLLWILDLYQSVRNL comes from the coding sequence TTGTCCCAAGGCATCCAGCCATTGTCGGATCCCGAGCTCGTCGCCGGGCCCGAGTTGGTACGGGTCTCGGTCCTGGGCGGGAACACCCAGTTCGACGTGGGCCTGCCCGCGGGTGTGCAGATCGCTGCGCTGATCCCGGAGTTACTCTCGCACATACGTTCCCGGTCATCGGGCCATCCCGGATCGGCCTCCGGGGTCGATGACGACGACCACGACGGGACGGCATTCCGGCCACACTTGTGGACCCTGTCGATGATCGGCGGCGAGGATCTGCCGGCGGAGGTGACATTGTCCGAGTCGGGTGTCCGCGATGGCGAACTTCTGGTACTACAGTCCAGGAAATCCGGTGCGGCACCGCCACTCTTCGATGACGTCATCGATGCGGTGGCCCGACTCGGCGAGGAACGGACATCGCAGTGGTCGGCGACGACCGCTCGCTATGCCGGATATGCCGCCGCCGTTGCCTTCTCGCTCCTGACCGCGCTCGCCCTGCTGGTGGCCGATCACCCCGGTAGCGGGTGGCCTCTGGTGGTCGCGGCCGCGGCCTGCCTGGTGCTGCTGGTCGCGAGCGGCGTCGTCGGCGGGGTTCATCGCGACGCGGCCACCTCGATCGCGCTGCTGTGCACCACGCTGCCGCAGGCGATGGCGGCCGGGATGCTCGCCGTTCCGGGTGTGATCGGCCGCGCCGACATCGGTCTGGGCTGCGTGGTGGTGCTGGCCGTCGTGGTGATCTCCTATCGGGTGACCGGCGCCGGGGCACTGTGCCATAGCGCCGCGACCACCGCCGCCGTCCTCGGCGGAACGGCGTGCGGGGCAGCGCTGCTGACCGATGCCTCACCGGCCGAGGTGGGTGCGGTGACCGCGGTGTGCGCGGCGGCCGCGGTCGCCCTCGCACCGAGACTGACCATAGTGCTGGCAAAACTGCCGCTGCCACCCGTCCCGACCGCCGGCGGCGCGGGTGATCTCGTCGATCACGAACCGTCGCCGACGATCGAAGGGATCGGGGCGGTGGGCGCGATGGCCCTGCCCGACGCACGCACCCTCGAACGCCGGGTCGCTCTCGCCGAGTCGTACCTGACCGGAATCCTCACCGGTGCAGCCCTGGTCACGGTCACCGCGACCGTCGTATCGGTGTCGTGGCACACCTCCGCCTCGGTCGGCCCACTTCCGGTCACCGCCATCCTGGCCACCGTGATATCGGCGGTGCTGTGTCTTCGCGGCCGATCGCACAGCGGCCTGGCCCCCGCCGCGATACTGATCGGCGCCGGAATCCTCGGCTGGCTCGGGGTGTTGTCGGCGATGTTGTTCACCACCGATCCGGCGCCGGCCGGTGTGGTGGTGGCCGGACTGGTGACCGTCGTCGTGGCCACGGCCATCGGCGTCGTCGCCACCGCACACGAGTTCTCGCCGGTCATGCGGCGCGCGGTCGAGATCGGCGAGTACGTCCTGGTGGCCTCGATCGTGCCGCTGCTGCTGTGGATTCTCGATCTCTATCAGTCGGTGCGCAACCTGTGA